Proteins from a single region of Synechococcus sp. WH 8109:
- a CDS encoding oxidoreductase, producing MGWSAADIPNQQGRIALITGANSGLGLETARALKRCGATVVLACRSPRKAERARQELLQERDGGAVDLLDLDLADLTNVQQAAATFWERYGCLDLLINNAGVMAPPRRTTAQGHELQFGVNHLGHMALTQALLPLLQNRPDPRVVTVTSGAQYFGKIRWDDPSWSKSYDRYGAYGQSKLANVMFALELDARLREKGSPIRSLAAHPGIARTELQPTAIASVGNRFEALAYRLMDPLFQSAGMGALPQLHAATAAMAQGGEHYGPEQFGGLRGAPALCRVAPTANQPGERQRLWSLSEQLICG from the coding sequence ATGGGTTGGTCCGCGGCTGACATCCCGAACCAGCAGGGCCGCATAGCCCTGATCACCGGAGCCAACAGCGGCCTGGGCCTGGAAACCGCGCGCGCCTTGAAACGCTGCGGGGCCACCGTGGTGCTGGCGTGCCGCAGCCCCCGCAAAGCGGAGAGGGCCAGGCAGGAGTTGCTGCAGGAGCGGGATGGGGGAGCGGTTGATCTGTTGGACCTGGATCTGGCGGACCTGACCAACGTGCAACAGGCAGCGGCCACCTTCTGGGAGCGCTACGGCTGCCTTGATCTGCTGATCAACAACGCTGGCGTGATGGCACCGCCACGCCGCACCACCGCCCAGGGGCATGAATTGCAGTTCGGGGTGAATCACCTGGGACACATGGCCCTGACCCAGGCCCTGCTGCCGCTGCTGCAGAACCGGCCCGATCCCCGCGTGGTGACGGTGACCTCCGGTGCGCAGTACTTCGGCAAGATCCGCTGGGACGACCCCAGCTGGAGCAAGAGCTACGACCGCTATGGGGCCTATGGCCAAAGCAAACTCGCCAACGTGATGTTTGCCCTTGAGCTGGATGCACGCCTGCGCGAGAAAGGCAGCCCCATCCGTTCCCTGGCCGCCCATCCCGGCATCGCGCGCACAGAACTGCAACCCACCGCAATCGCCAGCGTCGGCAACCGTTTCGAGGCTTTGGCCTACCGGCTAATGGATCCCCTGTTCCAAAGCGCAGGCATGGGTGCCCTGCCCCAACTGCATGCCGCCACCGCGGCGATGGCACAGGGTGGCGAGCACTACGGCCCTGAACAGTTCGGTGGATTACGGGGTGCACCGGCTCTCTGCCGTGTGGCGCCCACAGCGAATCAACCCGGAGAACGGCAGCGGCTCTGGAGCTTGAGCGAGCAGCTGATCTGTGGCTGA
- a CDS encoding transcriptional repressor, giving the protein MATRRPSTKINARQKVLLANLQACGDEMSGQQLHRSLEPEQAMGLATVYRNLRQLQQRGLVRCRHLPNGEALYAPLERDRHHLTCVDCGKTQALDQCPIHDLEVPEDGRKGFDLLFHTLEFFGLCSDCRERQQSPS; this is encoded by the coding sequence ATGGCCACTCGCCGCCCTTCCACCAAGATCAATGCCCGCCAGAAGGTCTTGCTGGCGAATCTGCAGGCCTGTGGTGATGAGATGAGCGGTCAGCAGCTGCACCGCAGCCTGGAGCCTGAACAGGCCATGGGCCTGGCCACGGTGTACCGCAATCTGCGTCAGCTGCAGCAACGGGGCCTGGTGCGCTGCCGCCACTTGCCCAATGGCGAGGCGCTCTACGCGCCGCTGGAGCGGGATCGCCACCACCTCACCTGCGTCGATTGCGGCAAGACCCAGGCGCTCGACCAATGCCCGATTCACGACCTGGAGGTGCCCGAAGACGGTCGCAAGGGCTTCGATCTCTTGTTTCACACGCTTGAATTCTTTGGTCTCTGCAGCGACTGCCGCGAGCGGCAGCAAAGCCCGTCATGA
- a CDS encoding MBL fold metallo-hydrolase has protein sequence MTLAATYYGANGWLLEFDDLRVLVDPWLRGSLSFPPGEWLLKGELPCERKVPEKLNLLLLTQGLADHAHPDTLATLPKDLPVIGSVAATLVVERLGFTSVKALSPGESTNHQGLQVRASAGAPVPMVENGYLLEHPAGSLYIEPHGFLDPALEPQPLDAVITPMVDLGLPALGAFVKGCSVVPQLVKRFQPTTVLASTSGGDVRFGGALSRALQMKGSVASTGAQLPASSSWTDPTPGERLLLKN, from the coding sequence ATGACCCTGGCCGCTACGTACTACGGAGCCAATGGCTGGTTGCTCGAATTCGATGATCTCCGCGTTCTGGTGGATCCCTGGCTGCGCGGCAGCCTGAGTTTTCCCCCCGGGGAATGGCTTCTCAAAGGGGAACTGCCGTGCGAGCGCAAGGTGCCCGAGAAACTGAACCTGCTGTTGCTCACCCAGGGGCTCGCGGACCACGCCCATCCGGACACCTTGGCAACGCTGCCCAAGGATCTACCCGTCATTGGATCCGTTGCCGCAACACTGGTGGTGGAGCGCCTGGGCTTCACCAGCGTGAAAGCCCTCTCCCCCGGCGAGAGCACCAACCACCAGGGCCTGCAGGTGCGCGCAAGCGCCGGTGCACCGGTGCCGATGGTGGAAAACGGTTATCTGCTCGAGCATCCGGCCGGATCGCTCTATATCGAACCCCACGGTTTTCTCGATCCAGCCCTGGAGCCACAGCCACTGGATGCCGTGATCACGCCGATGGTGGATCTGGGGCTGCCGGCGCTTGGAGCGTTTGTTAAGGGCTGCTCCGTGGTGCCGCAACTGGTGAAACGCTTCCAACCCACCACGGTGCTCGCCAGCACCTCCGGCGGCGACGTGCGCTTTGGCGGCGCCTTGAGTCGGGCCCTGCAAATGAAAGGATCCGTGGCCAGCACTGGAGCCCAGCTGCCAGCCAGCAGCTCCTGGACCGATCCAACACCGGGGGAACGACTGCTGCTGAAAAACTGA
- a CDS encoding high light inducible protein — MKSTQASDSWFQGVATRDIHMEQLKKAERFNGRAAMVGIVIGIITEGLTGAGIVHQIGLGPLVDGYAACRTQFLPFCF, encoded by the coding sequence ATGAAATCCACGCAAGCCAGCGATTCCTGGTTCCAAGGCGTCGCTACCCGCGACATCCACATGGAGCAGCTCAAAAAGGCTGAACGCTTCAACGGCCGTGCCGCCATGGTCGGCATCGTGATCGGAATCATTACCGAGGGGCTCACCGGTGCCGGCATCGTTCACCAGATCGGACTGGGTCCCCTGGTTGATGGCTATGCCGCATGCCGCACCCAATTCCTGCCCTTCTGCTTCTGA
- a CDS encoding TIGR03894 family protein — translation MAADKELLKEVALELWNTTKKLRPGLPKAPRAQLVLKALLTIGDMSDQLEAAMVLGVIEAQEPDDEPGQGEAVGEDQTVTETDAKTERETPRVVRKRSSSR, via the coding sequence ATGGCTGCTGACAAGGAACTGCTGAAGGAAGTGGCCCTGGAGCTTTGGAACACCACCAAAAAGCTCCGTCCCGGCCTGCCCAAAGCGCCTCGCGCCCAGCTGGTCTTAAAAGCCCTACTCACCATCGGTGACATGAGCGATCAGCTGGAGGCCGCCATGGTGCTTGGGGTGATTGAGGCGCAGGAACCCGACGATGAGCCCGGGCAGGGAGAAGCAGTCGGCGAAGACCAGACGGTGACTGAAACCGATGCCAAGACCGAGCGGGAGACCCCCAGGGTTGTGCGCAAGCGCTCCAGCAGCCGCTGA
- a CDS encoding metal-binding protein, translating to MATGRRHDQSIWILSLPLGIAVGLVLGWAAALIAAASCLAGGLWLSPDLDTRSNALRRWGALGFLWWPYRLLIPHRSLWSHGPVLGTTARLAVLLTWCLIVSMALPALSPAMLLTTLKQLMRQHPQEFIALLVGLEGSAWIHLILDGDPWPQEWSKKRQR from the coding sequence TTGGCAACGGGTCGCCGCCACGACCAGAGCATCTGGATCCTGAGCCTGCCGCTCGGGATCGCTGTTGGCTTGGTACTGGGATGGGCTGCAGCCTTGATCGCTGCAGCCAGCTGCCTGGCCGGCGGTCTATGGCTGTCCCCTGACCTCGATACCCGCTCCAATGCGCTGCGGCGGTGGGGAGCCCTCGGCTTTCTCTGGTGGCCCTACCGACTCCTGATTCCCCATCGCTCGCTCTGGTCACACGGTCCGGTACTGGGAACAACCGCGCGCCTGGCGGTACTGCTCACCTGGTGCCTGATCGTGAGCATGGCGCTTCCAGCACTCTCACCAGCGATGCTGCTGACGACGCTCAAGCAACTGATGCGTCAGCACCCACAGGAGTTCATCGCTCTGCTTGTGGGTTTGGAGGGCAGTGCATGGATCCACCTGATCCTCGATGGCGACCCCTGGCCCCAAGAATGGTCGAAAAAACGACAGCGATGA
- the mazG gene encoding nucleoside triphosphate pyrophosphohydrolase: MANAPSNAIQRLIDVVAQLRDPITGCSWDLEQTHASLVPYVLEEAHEVADAIRKGSDAEMKEELGDLLLQVVLHAQIAREQQRFDLDAIADGISDKLIRRHPHVFGDADASTIDEVRRSWEAIKLEEQAEALAGSSSPLSDRLRTKVRGLPALAGAMTISKKAAKAGFEWDDMASVWEKVHEELDELKEAVASGDNGHAQEELGDLLFTLVNVARWCSISPEEGLAGTNQRFLDRFSRIEAALEGDLQGRSIHELEALWKQAKAAIRAEHSSTSGSN, encoded by the coding sequence ATGGCCAACGCTCCTTCTAACGCCATCCAGCGACTGATCGATGTTGTGGCACAACTCAGGGATCCAATAACGGGCTGTTCCTGGGATCTGGAGCAGACCCATGCCTCGCTGGTGCCCTACGTACTGGAAGAGGCCCACGAAGTGGCCGATGCGATCCGCAAGGGCAGCGATGCCGAGATGAAAGAAGAGCTGGGGGATCTGCTCCTGCAGGTGGTGCTGCATGCCCAAATCGCTCGGGAGCAGCAGCGCTTTGATTTAGATGCGATTGCCGATGGCATCAGCGACAAGCTGATCCGCCGTCACCCCCATGTATTCGGCGATGCCGACGCCAGCACCATTGACGAGGTGCGACGCAGCTGGGAGGCGATCAAGCTGGAGGAACAGGCAGAGGCCCTGGCGGGTTCCTCCAGCCCCCTCAGCGACCGTCTCAGAACCAAGGTGCGGGGCCTGCCGGCCCTGGCTGGAGCCATGACCATCTCCAAGAAAGCGGCCAAAGCCGGCTTCGAGTGGGATGACATGGCCAGCGTCTGGGAGAAGGTCCATGAGGAGCTGGACGAACTCAAGGAGGCGGTGGCCAGCGGCGACAACGGCCATGCCCAGGAGGAACTGGGCGATCTGCTGTTCACCCTGGTGAATGTGGCCCGATGGTGCAGCATCTCACCCGAGGAGGGTCTCGCCGGCACGAATCAACGCTTTCTCGACCGTTTCTCCCGCATTGAAGCTGCCCTGGAAGGGGATCTGCAGGGCCGCAGCATCCACGAATTGGAAGCCCTCTGGAAACAGGCCAAAGCGGCGATCCGAGCGGAACACTCCTCCACCTCTGGATCCAATTAA
- the arfB gene encoding alternative ribosome rescue aminoacyl-tRNA hydrolase ArfB yields the protein MQDLVVNERLTIPSRELRWRFSRSSGPGGQGVNTTDSRVELLLDLANCSSLGPFRSARLLEHFQARLVEGCLRVVVAEERSQWQNRQKALHRMGELLREGLQPAPRARKATRPGRGAVKRRLDTKKKRGDLKRQRRSRPSLDD from the coding sequence GTGCAAGACCTGGTGGTGAACGAGCGGTTGACCATTCCGTCCAGGGAGCTGCGGTGGCGGTTCAGCCGCTCATCCGGTCCCGGCGGGCAGGGGGTCAACACCACCGATTCCCGTGTGGAATTGCTTCTGGATCTGGCGAACTGCTCCTCTCTGGGTCCATTTCGCAGTGCCCGATTGCTGGAGCACTTCCAGGCCCGGTTGGTGGAGGGTTGCCTACGGGTTGTAGTCGCAGAAGAACGCTCCCAATGGCAGAACCGTCAGAAGGCTCTGCATCGAATGGGGGAGCTGCTGCGGGAGGGCTTGCAGCCAGCGCCGCGTGCTCGAAAGGCCACCCGGCCGGGTCGTGGTGCCGTGAAGCGGCGCTTGGACACGAAGAAAAAGCGTGGTGACCTCAAGCGTCAAAGGCGCAGTCGGCCCTCCCTGGACGATTAA
- the speE gene encoding polyamine aminopropyltransferase produces MSSWIDEEHRGVRYGLKGEVLVEETSPFQRISVIRSERYGRGLLLDGCWMTAEQQERHYHEALVHPALCSASSIERILVIGGGDGGTARECLRHPGVQRLDMVEIDGRVVELSREHLPDIGGSAWSDPRFQLTVGDGIAWAAEAEDQSYDVVLVDGSDPAGPAEGLFNRAFFENCRRLLKPGGVFGTQSESPEAFRDVHIAMVRLLREVFDHADPLYGWVPMYPSGWWSWTFAAMATPRYRTPDPERSETIAAGCEIWSPRWQRGAMNAIPAFIERELQS; encoded by the coding sequence ATGAGCAGCTGGATTGACGAAGAACACCGCGGCGTCCGCTATGGATTGAAAGGGGAGGTGCTGGTCGAGGAGACCAGTCCGTTCCAACGGATCAGCGTGATTCGCAGTGAGCGCTACGGGCGGGGGCTGCTCCTGGATGGCTGTTGGATGACAGCGGAACAGCAGGAACGCCACTACCACGAGGCTTTGGTGCACCCAGCCCTGTGCAGCGCCAGCTCGATCGAGCGGATTCTGGTGATCGGAGGCGGGGACGGCGGCACCGCGCGGGAATGCCTGCGCCACCCAGGCGTCCAGCGGCTGGACATGGTGGAGATTGACGGGCGTGTGGTGGAACTCAGCCGGGAACACCTTCCCGACATCGGCGGATCCGCCTGGTCTGATCCGCGGTTCCAGCTCACGGTGGGCGATGGCATCGCCTGGGCAGCTGAGGCTGAGGACCAGAGCTATGACGTTGTCTTGGTGGATGGCTCTGACCCCGCCGGACCCGCCGAAGGCCTGTTCAACCGCGCCTTCTTTGAAAACTGCCGACGGCTGCTGAAGCCCGGGGGCGTGTTCGGCACGCAGAGCGAATCTCCGGAAGCCTTCCGCGATGTCCACATCGCCATGGTGCGCCTGTTGCGCGAGGTGTTTGACCATGCCGACCCGCTCTATGGATGGGTGCCGATGTACCCCAGCGGCTGGTGGAGCTGGACCTTCGCTGCGATGGCAACACCCCGCTACCGCACTCCAGACCCCGAGCGCAGCGAGACCATCGCCGCAGGCTGTGAAATCTGGTCACCGCGCTGGCAGCGGGGGGCCATGAACGCCATTCCCGCCTTCATCGAACGGGAGCTGCAGTCATGA
- the speB gene encoding agmatinase: MTAHPRSGLFDHLFDSDGTIFMGSRRNPADCRVGLFGVPYDGTTSFRPGTRFGPAAIREVSTGLETYCPQLDLDLEDLDFADLGAVEIPFGNPEPVLTKVKQATEAVLGLGLRPLMLGGEHSISSGAVEAVAQRHPDLVLVQLDAHADLRDSWLGARHSHACAMRRCLEVLPSQTLFQLAIRSGTREEFTELHESGRLMPSVDALEQALAPLQGKPIYLTVDLDWFDPAVLPGTGTPEPGGYQWSDFASLIGVLRNHLLVAADVVELAPQLDTSGISSVLAAKVTRSLLLLLGGD, translated from the coding sequence ATGACAGCACACCCGCGGAGTGGGCTGTTCGACCACTTGTTCGACAGCGACGGAACCATTTTCATGGGATCCCGACGCAACCCTGCCGACTGCCGCGTTGGCCTGTTTGGTGTGCCGTATGACGGCACTACCTCCTTTCGCCCTGGCACCCGCTTCGGCCCCGCCGCCATCCGAGAAGTGAGCACTGGGCTTGAGACCTATTGCCCGCAACTCGACCTGGATCTGGAGGATCTCGACTTTGCCGATCTTGGTGCCGTTGAGATTCCCTTCGGCAACCCTGAGCCCGTTCTTACCAAGGTGAAGCAAGCGACCGAAGCTGTGCTCGGACTGGGGCTCAGGCCCCTGATGCTGGGCGGGGAGCATTCGATCAGCTCCGGTGCCGTGGAGGCCGTGGCACAACGCCACCCCGACCTGGTGCTGGTGCAACTGGATGCCCATGCCGACCTCAGGGACAGCTGGCTGGGGGCCCGCCACAGCCATGCCTGCGCCATGCGCCGCTGTTTAGAGGTTCTTCCGAGCCAGACGCTGTTTCAACTCGCGATCCGCAGTGGCACACGTGAGGAATTCACCGAACTGCACGAGAGCGGCCGACTGATGCCCAGCGTCGATGCCCTTGAACAGGCCCTCGCTCCCTTACAGGGGAAACCCATCTACCTCACCGTCGACCTGGACTGGTTTGACCCCGCAGTTCTGCCTGGAACCGGCACACCGGAACCCGGTGGTTACCAGTGGTCTGATTTCGCCAGCCTGATCGGGGTGCTTCGAAACCATCTCCTGGTGGCGGCCGATGTGGTGGAACTGGCCCCACAACTCGACACCAGTGGCATCAGCTCCGTGCTGGCAGCCAAAGTGACCCGCAGCCTGCTGCTCCTCCTAGGTGGAGATTAG
- a CDS encoding cyclic nucleotide-binding domain-containing protein codes for MSASAPLTPLELIQEHPEVDRLTLPTGATVFTAGEPVQFIHVIERGWMELSSGPLNRIRFGSGELFFYEDLVDGAECHSRDATAVTPVSLFCLSRSNFLALIHRHPTLVLQLLSKQHSRLRQQRADARHFY; via the coding sequence TTGTCCGCCTCAGCTCCGCTGACTCCTCTGGAACTGATCCAGGAACATCCTGAGGTGGATCGCCTGACCCTTCCCACCGGCGCAACTGTTTTCACTGCCGGTGAGCCTGTGCAGTTCATCCATGTGATTGAACGGGGATGGATGGAACTGAGCAGTGGTCCGTTGAACCGCATTCGCTTTGGTTCCGGTGAATTGTTTTTCTATGAGGATCTGGTGGATGGCGCCGAGTGTCACAGCCGTGATGCCACAGCGGTGACGCCTGTTTCGTTGTTCTGCCTGAGCCGCTCCAATTTTCTGGCGCTCATCCATCGGCACCCAACGCTGGTGCTGCAATTGCTCAGCAAACAGCACAGCCGTTTGCGGCAGCAGCGGGCTGATGCCCGTCACTTCTACTAA
- the gcvT gene encoding glycine cleavage system aminomethyltransferase GcvT produces MSLQRTPLFESCRSVGGRMVPFAGWEMPVQFSGLIQEHKAVRERVGMFDISHMGVLRLEGANPKDALQRLIPSDLHRIGPGEACYSVLLNERGGIRDDLIVYDCGAIDAERGALVLVINAACADSDTAWIREQMEPAGLTLTDIKKDGVLLALQGPEAMGVLQELSGEDLSGLPRFGHRMLKLKGLSQPVFSARTGYTGEDGAELLLKADDGQKLWQLLLDRGVTPCGLGARDTLRLEAAMHLYGQDMNDKTNPFEAGLGWLVHLEMPVDFVGRQALEQAVESGPATRLVGLKLQGRAIARHDYPVVHNGETVGIVTSGTWSPTLEEAIALAYVPPSLAKLGTELSVEIRGKAQPATVVRKPFYKRA; encoded by the coding sequence ATGTCACTGCAGCGCACTCCCCTGTTCGAGTCCTGCCGCAGCGTCGGCGGCCGCATGGTGCCGTTTGCCGGCTGGGAGATGCCGGTTCAGTTCAGCGGCCTGATCCAGGAACACAAGGCCGTTCGCGAACGGGTCGGCATGTTCGATATTTCCCACATGGGAGTGCTGCGCCTCGAAGGTGCCAATCCCAAGGATGCGCTGCAACGGCTGATCCCCAGCGACCTGCACCGCATCGGTCCCGGCGAAGCCTGCTACTCGGTTCTGCTGAACGAGCGCGGCGGTATTCGCGACGACCTCATCGTTTACGACTGCGGTGCCATCGATGCCGAACGGGGTGCGCTGGTACTGGTGATCAATGCCGCCTGCGCCGACAGCGACACCGCCTGGATCCGTGAACAGATGGAGCCCGCTGGCCTAACGCTGACCGACATCAAAAAGGATGGAGTGCTGCTCGCTCTGCAGGGCCCTGAGGCCATGGGAGTGCTGCAAGAGCTGAGCGGCGAAGACCTAAGCGGCTTGCCCCGCTTCGGTCACCGAATGCTCAAACTCAAGGGCCTGAGCCAACCGGTGTTCAGTGCTCGTACGGGCTACACCGGCGAAGACGGTGCCGAGCTGCTGCTAAAAGCCGACGACGGACAAAAGCTCTGGCAGCTTTTGCTCGATCGCGGTGTCACCCCCTGCGGTCTGGGAGCGCGGGACACCTTGCGACTGGAGGCCGCCATGCACCTTTACGGTCAGGACATGAACGACAAAACCAACCCCTTCGAGGCGGGGTTGGGTTGGCTCGTGCACCTGGAAATGCCCGTGGATTTTGTGGGCCGACAGGCACTGGAGCAGGCGGTGGAATCCGGCCCCGCCACGCGCCTGGTAGGCCTCAAGCTGCAGGGTCGTGCCATCGCCCGCCACGACTACCCCGTTGTGCACAACGGAGAGACGGTGGGCATCGTCACCAGCGGCACCTGGTCCCCCACCCTGGAAGAAGCGATCGCCCTGGCCTACGTGCCCCCATCCCTCGCCAAGCTCGGCACCGAACTGAGCGTTGAGATCCGCGGCAAGGCCCAACCGGCAACGGTGGTTCGCAAGCCCTTCTACAAACGCGCCTGA
- the aspS gene encoding aspartate--tRNA ligase encodes MRSNGCGDLREQNIDQQVQLCGWVDRRRDHGGVIFIDLRDRSGTVQITVDPDLGADAFAVAEHLRSETVLQVEGKVRARPGESLNDKLATGAVEVLASGITVLNSVKGNLPFPVSVHDEENTREELRLRHRYLDLRRKRMNDNLRLRAQTIQAARRFLEDAGFIEVETPVLTRSTPEGARDYVLPSRVCGGEWFALPQSPQLFKQLLMVGGIERYYQVARCFRDEDLRADRQPEFTQLDIEMSFMDQEQILELNESLICAIWKAVKGIELPRPFPRMTWHDAMERYGTDRPDTRYGMELTNVSDIVKDMGFKVFSGAVKSGGAVKCIAVPGGNDAVSNVRIKPGGDVFSEAQKAGAGGLAFIRVRDGGEIDTIGAIKDNLSDEQKQELLSRTGAEPGTLLLFGAGDTATVNKALDRVRQYLAKELGMVKADRDNDQWNFLWVVDFPMFEFNSDENRYEALHHPFCAPNAEDLGSDASKWADILPGARAQAYDLVLNGLELGGGSLRIHDSALQRQVLQTVGLPLEEAQEQFGFLMDALDVGAPPHGGLAFGVDRMVMLLAGEESIRDTIAFPKTQQARCLMTSAPGGVADKQLEELHVASTWVEPDQED; translated from the coding sequence ATGCGCAGCAACGGTTGCGGCGACCTGCGCGAACAGAACATTGATCAGCAGGTGCAACTGTGCGGCTGGGTGGATCGACGACGTGATCACGGCGGGGTGATTTTTATCGACCTGCGGGACCGCAGCGGCACGGTGCAGATCACGGTGGACCCGGATCTGGGCGCCGACGCCTTCGCCGTCGCCGAGCATCTGCGCAGCGAAACCGTGCTGCAGGTTGAGGGGAAAGTGCGAGCCCGGCCTGGCGAATCCCTGAACGACAAGCTGGCCACGGGGGCTGTGGAAGTGCTCGCCAGCGGCATCACCGTGCTGAACAGCGTGAAAGGCAACCTGCCCTTCCCTGTGTCGGTGCACGACGAGGAGAACACCCGCGAAGAACTGCGGCTGCGCCACCGCTATCTGGATCTGCGCCGCAAGCGCATGAACGACAACCTGCGGCTGCGGGCCCAGACCATCCAGGCCGCCCGTCGCTTCCTGGAGGACGCAGGCTTCATCGAGGTGGAGACCCCGGTGCTGACCCGCTCCACTCCGGAAGGCGCCCGCGACTACGTGCTGCCCAGCCGGGTCTGCGGCGGCGAATGGTTCGCTCTGCCCCAGTCCCCCCAGTTATTCAAGCAGCTGCTGATGGTGGGCGGCATCGAGCGGTACTACCAGGTCGCCCGCTGTTTCCGCGACGAAGACCTGCGGGCCGACCGCCAGCCGGAATTCACCCAGCTGGACATCGAGATGAGCTTCATGGATCAGGAGCAGATCCTGGAGCTGAACGAATCACTGATTTGCGCCATATGGAAGGCCGTGAAGGGCATCGAACTGCCGCGGCCCTTCCCACGCATGACCTGGCATGACGCCATGGAGCGCTACGGCACCGACCGACCCGACACCCGCTACGGCATGGAGCTCACCAACGTGAGCGACATCGTCAAGGACATGGGCTTCAAGGTGTTCAGTGGCGCCGTGAAGTCCGGCGGCGCGGTGAAGTGCATTGCAGTGCCCGGCGGCAACGATGCGGTGAGCAACGTTCGGATCAAGCCGGGCGGCGATGTGTTCAGCGAGGCCCAGAAAGCTGGTGCCGGGGGCCTGGCCTTCATCCGGGTGCGAGACGGCGGTGAGATCGACACGATCGGCGCCATCAAGGACAACCTCAGCGATGAGCAGAAGCAGGAGCTGCTCAGCCGCACCGGCGCGGAACCCGGCACCCTGCTGCTGTTCGGTGCCGGCGACACCGCCACGGTGAACAAGGCCCTCGACCGGGTGCGCCAGTACCTGGCCAAGGAGCTGGGCATGGTGAAGGCCGACCGAGACAACGACCAGTGGAACTTCCTCTGGGTGGTGGACTTCCCGATGTTCGAGTTCAACAGCGACGAGAACCGTTACGAGGCTCTGCACCACCCCTTCTGCGCCCCCAATGCGGAGGATCTCGGCAGCGATGCGTCGAAGTGGGCCGACATCCTGCCCGGAGCCCGGGCCCAGGCCTATGACCTTGTGCTCAATGGCCTTGAGCTGGGCGGTGGCTCCCTGCGCATCCATGACTCCGCCCTGCAGCGCCAGGTGTTGCAGACGGTTGGATTGCCCCTCGAGGAGGCCCAGGAGCAGTTCGGCTTCCTGATGGACGCTCTCGATGTGGGCGCACCGCCCCACGGCGGCCTGGCCTTCGGTGTGGACCGGATGGTGATGCTGCTGGCCGGCGAGGAGTCGATCCGCGACACCATTGCCTTCCCAAAAACCCAGCAGGCCCGCTGCCTGATGACCAGTGCCCCTGGAGGCGTGGCCGACAAGCAGCTGGAGGAACTGCACGTGGCCAGCACATGGGTTGAGCCTGACCAGGAAGACTGA